The following coding sequences lie in one Polynucleobacter necessarius genomic window:
- a CDS encoding TlpA family protein disulfide reductase, producing the protein MKQHWLTLLASVFLSLGGSALAENASLKPYRTGDWKSITKAANGAPIAIHFWGVTCACIKEMPQWGHFVKNNPNAKVVFIQVDDVSVDSIKKMLSKTGLDKANNYYVVAPFDERLRYEIDPQWHGETPTTIMIDKSGNATRKTGLVDFQKLQNALIIKS; encoded by the coding sequence ATGAAGCAGCATTGGTTAACTCTCCTCGCAAGTGTCTTCTTATCCCTTGGAGGATCAGCGCTTGCAGAAAATGCTTCTCTAAAGCCTTATCGAACTGGGGACTGGAAATCTATTACTAAGGCAGCTAATGGCGCGCCAATAGCCATTCATTTTTGGGGAGTCACTTGTGCCTGTATTAAGGAAATGCCGCAATGGGGTCATTTTGTAAAAAATAATCCAAATGCAAAAGTCGTTTTTATTCAGGTTGATGATGTTTCTGTGGATTCCATCAAAAAAATGTTGAGTAAGACTGGATTAGATAAGGCAAATAATTACTATGTTGTCGCTCCATTTGATGAGCGCTTAAGGTATGAGATTGATCCGCAGTGGCATGGGGAGACCCCTACAACGATCATGATTGACAAAAGCGGTAATGCCACTCGTAAAACGGGTTTGGTAGATTTTCAGAAATTGCAAAATGCTTTGATTATTAAATCCTAG
- a CDS encoding TonB-dependent receptor, with the protein MLFQQKKISVCIGILFGSTLINAQAQIAPPPDYNQKLGDVVVSATRSGTPLDEIPLNTTVLTKEALEVAPDQTIDQVLKNVPGMILNDTPYYQKDPMGQSIHVRGLGNARTLVLIDGVPANDAFYGTMQWNLVPMSSIDSVEFIRGGVSSLWGNYGRGGVINIKTKTPVNSQQEISASFGAFGTGNVAASKDLHRL; encoded by the coding sequence ATGTTGTTTCAGCAAAAGAAAATTAGCGTATGCATTGGCATACTTTTTGGGTCTACATTAATTAATGCGCAAGCACAAATTGCGCCACCGCCAGATTACAACCAAAAGTTGGGTGATGTAGTGGTGAGCGCAACCCGTTCAGGAACGCCATTAGATGAGATTCCTCTCAACACCACGGTTCTCACTAAAGAGGCTCTAGAAGTAGCGCCCGATCAAACGATTGATCAAGTATTAAAGAATGTTCCAGGTATGATTTTGAATGATACGCCTTACTATCAAAAGGATCCGATGGGGCAAAGTATTCACGTGCGGGGCCTTGGAAATGCCAGAACGTTAGTTTTGATTGATGGCGTGCCAGCGAATGATGCTTTTTATGGAACAATGCAGTGGAACTTGGTTCCGATGTCCTCAATTGATTCCGTGGAATTTATCCGCGGCGGTGTTTCTAGTCTATGGGGTAACTACGGCAGGGGTGGTGTGATTAATATCAAGACCAAAACACCAGTCAATAGTCAGCAAGAGATATCTGCGAGCTTTGGTGCATTCGGCACTGGCAACGTAGCCGCTTCAAAAGATCTTCATCGCCTCTGA
- a CDS encoding TonB-dependent receptor domain-containing protein: MDARNIAGSNQTNNLNNNGTSSAVSYAQGQQTFYGLMGQLKAKAEAFPLETTLAARIDQWNSQTPTNYNAGPNGINPVYQNVPNQSKTQFSPTLGLLYKLTKDWDLRSAAYQAFHAPGMNNTLRSYGSSTGYSFANLNLTPETMTGYEVGTDYRWKGGFAQLTAFNNYIQNAVATYSLSLRSATDIVLAKSLCGVTGNPLAGTGNVGICNSTSISYYTNNQNLLSQGIEFQFHHDINSQWATDVNYAFTSTKLTMSATSDPINKQVGGVPQNILGGGIIYYPVPQASLIAAV; this comes from the coding sequence GTGGACGCCCGAAATATTGCAGGATCAAATCAAACGAATAACTTGAACAATAACGGCACATCATCCGCGGTGAGCTATGCTCAGGGGCAGCAAACATTCTATGGGTTAATGGGGCAGTTGAAAGCTAAGGCCGAAGCATTTCCATTAGAAACAACTTTGGCAGCACGAATAGACCAATGGAATAGCCAAACTCCCACCAACTACAATGCTGGACCCAATGGGATAAATCCCGTTTATCAAAATGTCCCCAATCAAAGTAAAACCCAATTTAGCCCTACATTAGGTTTGTTGTATAAGTTGACTAAAGACTGGGATTTGCGTTCTGCTGCTTATCAGGCTTTTCACGCTCCAGGTATGAACAATACCTTGCGCTCCTATGGTTCCTCCACTGGCTATAGCTTTGCTAACCTAAACCTTACTCCAGAAACAATGACAGGTTATGAGGTAGGTACAGACTATCGCTGGAAAGGGGGCTTTGCGCAGTTAACCGCATTTAATAACTACATTCAAAATGCGGTTGCTACATATAGCCTCTCATTAAGAAGTGCTACCGACATAGTATTAGCAAAAAGCTTGTGTGGTGTAACAGGTAATCCCTTGGCGGGTACAGGCAACGTAGGAATATGTAACTCTACGAGCATCAGCTATTACACCAACAATCAAAACCTCTTGAGTCAAGGTATTGAGTTTCAGTTTCATCATGACATCAACTCGCAGTGGGCAACCGATGTAAACTACGCCTTCACTAGTACTAAGTTAACCATGAGTGCTACTAGCGACCCTATTAATAAACAAGTTGGCGGTGTTCCCCAAAATATCTTAGGCGGTGGCATCATTTATTACCCTGTTCCTCAAGCTAGCTTGATTGCTGCTGTTTGA
- a CDS encoding sialidase family protein, translating into MLSGKSLDSGADARPQMVADKQGNIFLAYAFFKDANWNAQINTTRSNDGGKTFTPPVSLVNDGSSQRFPSVLIKPDESIFISWIDKRLVAAAKQGGGKRLGGSIAYSFSRDGGKTFEPERIANEANCECCRIGGSLDPQGNAVVVYRAIFSDGIRDQASQVISTTGADPIRKVADDNWKTDACPHHGPSIAVSESGKFHVA; encoded by the coding sequence TTGCTGAGCGGTAAGTCATTAGATTCGGGCGCAGATGCTCGTCCACAAATGGTGGCTGACAAGCAAGGCAATATTTTTCTGGCTTATGCGTTTTTTAAAGATGCCAACTGGAACGCGCAAATTAACACCACTCGTTCTAATGACGGTGGTAAAACTTTCACTCCTCCGGTATCCCTAGTAAATGACGGCTCTAGTCAACGCTTTCCTTCAGTATTGATTAAGCCGGATGAGTCAATTTTTATTTCTTGGATTGATAAACGTTTAGTTGCTGCTGCAAAGCAGGGTGGTGGGAAGCGTTTAGGTGGATCTATTGCTTACTCATTCTCCCGGGATGGTGGAAAAACATTTGAACCAGAGCGTATAGCTAATGAGGCTAATTGTGAGTGCTGTCGTATCGGAGGCAGTCTTGATCCACAAGGCAATGCTGTAGTGGTGTATAGAGCAATCTTTTCTGATGGAATTCGGGATCAGGCGAGCCAAGTGATATCAACGACTGGTGCTGACCCAATACGCAAGGTGGCTGATGATAATTGGAAGACGGATGCTTGCCCCCATCATGGGCCATCTATTGCAGTCTCTGAATCAGGTAAATTCCATGTGGCTTGA
- a CDS encoding sialidase family protein, with translation MFYANSSNQGLTYSQPIRVGTEGVNVSRPYLMSLGQQVWLVWKEFDGQKSSVYLKESRDDGKTWATPKILASTVGYSDHPLLLSRGNEVFLSWLTHDDGYQLINIGQKQ, from the coding sequence GTGTTTTATGCTAATTCCAGCAACCAAGGCCTTACATATTCACAACCTATTCGTGTAGGCACCGAAGGGGTTAATGTATCTAGGCCATACCTCATGTCATTGGGACAGCAGGTTTGGTTGGTATGGAAAGAATTTGATGGCCAGAAATCATCCGTTTACCTTAAAGAATCTAGGGATGATGGCAAGACCTGGGCTACGCCTAAAATTCTAGCTAGCACAGTAGGTTACAGCGACCATCCTCTGTTGCTATCACGCGGCAACGAAGTTTTTCTCTCTTGGTTAACGCATGATGACGGATATCAATTAATTAATATTGGGCAAAAGCAATGA
- a CDS encoding TonB-dependent receptor, whose product MNTSNTLPVASYAVVGLRANYEVTKNTTVYASAVNLFNRQYITFGTGSNSSSYVLGMPQAISVGACIIF is encoded by the coding sequence ATGAACACCTCTAATACCTTACCTGTAGCATCTTATGCAGTTGTTGGTTTGCGTGCTAACTATGAAGTAACTAAAAACACTACTGTTTATGCATCTGCAGTGAATTTGTTTAATCGTCAATACATTACATTTGGAACTGGTAGCAATAGCTCCAGCTATGTATTGGGTATGCCACAAGCAATTTCTGTGGGTGCATGTATCATCTTCTAA
- a CDS encoding copper chaperone PCu(A)C yields the protein MKTKLLKVLLVVVGLTLFGGVCAQGITKTVTTNTIKIENAYTRATAPGQQVAGGFMKIQNPGAADQLISASSPVAGEVQLHEMAMEGNVMKMHQLKDIPVPAGGSVELKPGGLHLMFMNIKAPLTAGETVPVKLKFAKAGEVEVKMPVNAMGAMKH from the coding sequence ATGAAAACAAAGTTATTGAAAGTGCTTTTGGTTGTTGTAGGATTAACCTTATTTGGTGGGGTATGTGCGCAGGGTATCACAAAAACGGTTACCACCAATACCATCAAAATTGAAAATGCCTATACCCGCGCAACTGCTCCTGGTCAACAAGTGGCTGGTGGGTTTATGAAAATTCAGAACCCAGGCGCTGCTGATCAATTAATCTCAGCTAGCTCACCCGTTGCTGGTGAAGTGCAATTGCACGAAATGGCAATGGAAGGTAATGTCATGAAAATGCATCAGTTAAAAGATATTCCTGTACCAGCGGGCGGGTCTGTTGAGTTGAAGCCAGGTGGATTACATTTAATGTTCATGAACATTAAAGCCCCCTTAACTGCTGGTGAAACTGTGCCAGTGAAACTGAAGTTTGCTAAAGCTGGCGAGGTAGAGGTCAAGATGCCAGTCAATGCAATGGGTGCGATGAAGCACTAA
- a CDS encoding DUF2946 domain-containing protein has product MNFHKNRLIHWVAAFAIAMSALAPAVSQAVSLAKHGEDFAMEICSVDGSKMQIAVQGDDLEVADQIQLCPYCVAQNSITPVFNTTLTFAAPDSFALLPRLFYQSPKPLAVWVTPPAAAPPVKA; this is encoded by the coding sequence ATGAATTTCCATAAAAACCGCCTCATTCACTGGGTTGCTGCATTTGCAATCGCAATGAGTGCGCTTGCGCCAGCAGTTTCTCAGGCGGTATCGCTTGCAAAGCATGGAGAAGATTTTGCGATGGAGATTTGTTCTGTTGATGGCAGCAAAATGCAAATTGCTGTCCAGGGCGATGATTTAGAAGTGGCTGATCAAATTCAGCTTTGTCCTTACTGTGTTGCTCAAAACAGCATTACCCCAGTATTTAATACCACTCTTACATTTGCAGCGCCAGACTCTTTTGCGCTACTTCCAAGACTTTTTTATCAATCGCCTAAACCACTCGCCGTTTGGGTAACACCACCTGCAGCAGCTCCACCAGTAAAAGCCTAA
- a CDS encoding adenylate/guanylate cyclase domain-containing protein, with protein sequence MARPINLLAISVMAFWGAPALNPHHACHSAVAAIKTKRRMVKLNQELIQEGKPLLVVRIGINTDAVLAGNIGSEERLSYTVYGEMASILHLAWKVSIRNLA encoded by the coding sequence GTGGCACGGCCGATAAATTTATTGGCGATTTCAGTCATGGCTTTTTGGGGTGCGCCCGCCCTAAACCCGCACCATGCCTGTCACTCGGCAGTTGCTGCCATCAAAACCAAGAGGCGAATGGTCAAACTCAATCAAGAGTTGATTCAAGAAGGCAAGCCACTATTGGTTGTGCGTATCGGCATTAATACAGATGCTGTGCTGGCAGGGAATATCGGCTCTGAAGAGCGTTTGAGTTACACCGTTTATGGGGAGATGGCGTCAATATTGCATCTCGCTTGGAAGGTATCAATAAGGAATTTGGCATAG